The following are from one region of the Ananas comosus cultivar F153 linkage group 20, ASM154086v1, whole genome shotgun sequence genome:
- the LOC109725690 gene encoding protein FAR1-RELATED SEQUENCE 5-like, which yields MESSYAIEDAGEAMQVDGGGDNAQEVEKANNNREEEKKKEDNGEVEKELDTALVLTRRGGSNNLLGQVVNSEEEAYRLYCDYGHRMGFSVRKGKQNYFSGTKNIRTKDYCCSKEGIRYDELPSEVNTSRPDYRTNCKAMVRFRVDEEGRWKVVRFVPEHNHDLAKPEERHLLRSARSSGKGKSGDAAGTPTTNAGSSRVEEGSGNEKVGSTKRSHYVSVQKMTVIEMGDSESLVGHFKRRANEEGMFYWDVQIDKANRMTNFFWRDGRSRDDYDSFGDVVVLDTSYRTSRYNMICASFLGVNHHWQNVMFGCAFLLDETKASFVWLFKSFLESMGDRPPKSIFTTDQDQAISEAIKEVFPNTSHRLCLWTLQKKALAHLGTLNSSRKFHTLFMRCIQECNSEMEFEETWAKMLRKHNLQDHQWLKSLHKIRHKWSSAFNKDAFDGGIELPQRGESPNNVLNGIADKSASLTEFVLAFEKLVEGWRKNEAEEDYRCHRREPLRAIKHSDILKHAGQIYTHKIYKVFENEFLDGCGATSVEETACGGTLFRFELKMQGRGLKACIVILDTSTLLVSCSCKKFETMGILCSHALKAFSLKNVDRIPERYILKRWTKEAKKGLYKLIDQDESLQQECKEAELAFCYHAMRYAYNLVMKSQWHDESRKLLWDAFETGEDSVEKFIELQKLHAHFLRSEH from the coding sequence ATGGAATCTAGTTATGCTATTGAAGATGCTGGAGAGGCTATGCAGGTCGATGGTGGTGGAGATAATGCACAAGAAGTGGAGAAAGCAAACAACAATCgagaagaggagaaaaagaaggaagacAATGGAGAAGTGGAAAAAGAATTAGATACTGCACTTGTTTTGACCCGTCGGGGGGGAAGCAACAATCTGTTGGGGCAGGTTGTGAATAGCGAGGAAGAGGCGTACAGGTTGTATTGCGACTACGGTCACCGGATGGGCTTCAGTGTGCGAAAGGGTAAGCAAAACTACTTTTCAGGGACCAAAAATATCCGCACAAAGGACTACTGTTGCTCGAAGGAAGGTATTAGATACGACGAGCTTCCATCTGAGGTGAATACTAGCAGACCGGATTATAGAACTAACTGCAAAGCAATGGTCCGCTTTAGAGTTGATGAGGAGGGACGGTGGAAGGTGGTTCGGTTTGTGCCCGAGCATAATCATGACTTGGCTAAACCTGAAGAGCGACATTTGTTGAGATCCGCAAGGTCATCTGGTAAAGGTAAGTCGGGGGACGCTGCTGGAACCCCAACGACCAATGCTgggtcttctagggttgaagaagGTAGCGGGAATGAGAAAGTGGGGTCCACAAAGCGCAGTCACTATGTCAGCGTGCAAAAGATGACGGTGATTGAGATGGGAGATTCTGAAAGCCTTGTAGGCCATTTCAAACGAAGAGCTAATGAGGAAGGCATGTTTTATTGGGATGTGCAAATAGATAAGGCGAATCGAATGACTAACTTCTTTTGGAGGGACGGCAGGAGCAGGGATGATTACGACAGCTTTGGCGACGTTGTGGTGCTCGACACGTCCTATCGTACGAGCAGATATAACATGATATGTGCATCGTTTCTTGGGGTTAACCACCATTGGCAGAATGTCATGTTTGGGTGTGCATTTTTGTTGGATGAGACGAAGGCATCTTTTGTGTGGCTGTTTAAGTCGTTTCTGGAGTCGATGGGCGACCGACCTCCTAAGTCGATCTTCACTACCGATCAGGATCAAGCAATTTCAGAAGCGATTAAGGAGGTGTTTCCGAATACATCTCACCGCCTTTGTCTGTGGACCCTTCAGAAGAAGGCGCTTGCTCACTTGGGTACTCTTAATTCTTCCCGAAAGTTCCATACTTTGTTTATGAGATGTATTCAAGAATGCAATTCCGAAATGGAGTTTGAGGAAACATGGGCTAAAATGCTCCGCAAGCATAACTTACAAGATCATCAGTGGCTTAAAAGCCTCCACAAGATTCGGCATAAATGGAGCTCGGCCTTCAACAAAGATGCTTTCGATGGCGGGATCGAGCTTCCGCAGCGGGGCGAGAGTCCGAATAATGTGTTGAATGGGATCGCCGACAAATCGGCCTCTCTTACGGAGTTTGTTCTTGCATTCGAGAAGTTAGTCGAAGGTTGGCGCAAGAATGAAGCCGAAGAGGACTACCGCTGTCATCGGCGAGAGCCTTTACGTGCGATTAAGCATAGCGATATTTTGAAGCACGCGGGGCAAATTTACACGCACAAGATCTACAAAGTGTTTGAGAACGAGTTCCTTGACGGGTGCGGAGCGACATCAGTCGAGGAAACGGCATGCGGCGGCACGCTATTCAGGTTCGAGCTGAAGATGCAAGGGAGGGGTTTGAAAGCGTGTATCGTCATTCTCGACACATCTACCTTGCTAGTTTCTTGTAGCTGTAAGAAGTTTGAGACGATGGGTATACTCTGTTCGCACGCGCTAAAAGCCTTCAGCCTCAAGAACGTGGACAGAATCCCCGAGAGGTACATCCTGAAGCGGTGGACAAAAGAAGCTAAGAAAGGGCTGTACAAGCTGATCGACCAAGACGAGTCGTTGCAGCAGGAGTGCAAAGAAGCCGAGTTAGCGTTTTGTTATCACGCGATGCGATATGCGTATAATCTCGTAATGAAGAGCCAGTGGCACGACGAGTCGAGAAAATTGCTGTGGGATGCTTTTGAGACCGGAGAAGATTCGGTGGAGAAGTTTATCGAACTCCAAAAACTGCATGCGCATTTTCTTAGGAGCGAACATTAA